In Caretta caretta isolate rCarCar2 chromosome 11, rCarCar1.hap1, whole genome shotgun sequence, the sequence ttcatcagatgcataccgtggaaactgcagcagactttatatacacacagagaatatgaaacaatacctcctcccaccccactgtcctgctggcagtttccacggtatgcatccgatgaagtgagctgtagctcacgaaagctcatgctcaaataaattggttagtctctaaggtgccacaagtactccttttctttttgcaaatacagactaacatggctgttactctgaaagttgaCTGCTAGTTTCCATTTCCTGCTGAATAATCTCATGGGTTTACTTGTCATATTAATATCTTAGAAAACATGGTATAGTTAACACACAGGACTGGGCAAGTCTCTAAATCCTCACTGCGCTTCAGTTCCGCCCTTCCTCCCCAGTCAAATGGAGACTTACACTGACCTACTTAAAAGGGCTCTTGAAAGACTAATTGCATTATCGTATTTGTATAATGCTTTGAAATCAAAGTGAGAGCCCTACAGAGATGCAAACAAAGCATTGCTGAACAAGAAAAAGCTAGAAACAAGTTCAAGTGACACTATATAAAAAATGTTGCTTGTAGTTCTGTGAAGAGAAGAGCTCCTGAACTATAAAGCCACCATCAAGAACTCTCAGCTATTGTCATGTAATAAATTCCATAGTGACAAGCTGTTTAGTGCAAGTAGAAATATTATGGTCATATTTTcagttcccccccaaaaaatcaataTTGTCAGAAAAGGTAACAAGTAATGATCTGCCCCAGAAATAGGGTTGTAAATTTCTAACACAcaagtacttttttaaaaaaaatgacataaTTCAGATGAGATATTTAAGTGTCCTTGAAAGTTAGGATAAACAATAGTTGCTTATATGCTAAACAGGAAAAAGAATGTTGTGCATTGATACAAACAGCAGAAAGAAATCTGTTAGACCATTAGAATTCAAATATGGAGAATGCAACCTGATCATAGAATGGAGTGTAAATCACTCACAAAataatgccattgatttcacaccACTGCTGTTTTCATCCTACTATTTCATTAGGCTGCAATGACATCATCACAATGATGTCCTGACGTTGCCATGTAAGGTTATCATCCCATGTTTTGTGTGGTTTTCCATGTCTCCATTTTATAATATGTCCTTCTTGACTTATTTTTTATTGCTGGAGTATGTATAATTGGGGGTGAGCAGGAATGAGGGAAGGTGTTTCTTCTACCCTCCCCTATATACCGGCAGCTGGTAAGGACAAAATGATTCCAATAATTCCTGTCCATTTGCTCAGCACTCCCAGCAGCTGCCTCAAGTCCGGTACTACAGATACTATTTTTCTGACAAATATCCAATTAGCCTAAATCAGACCTAAGCACTATACTGGTCACTTTCATCCTGGACAGGTACACCGATTAAAAGGCTATGAAACAGATTCATGTTCACATTCAACTGACAACGCATTTTTACTTAGACCATCTAGAAAAagcttcatttttttaattacaatgaCAGCACATTGaattttcacagccatgaaatttTGAGTGAAGCAATCTGACAGCAAGCAGTAACTAAAAGCCATGGTTTCCATGCAAATAGAATGTGAAAACTATGGCAACCAGCTACAGTACAGTTTCATTATCCCATTATAAAAGACACACACATCAACTACAGTTTGtacatttttcttatttattcaAAACTAGGGGATAACAAAATGAGGGTTAAAATTTACGCCACCTTTTTTACATAAACAAATGCTTAACAATCTATCAAAGAGATTCGTTTCACAAGCCTCTCtgtccaaaaacacacacacaaattagtaTTTTATACACAAATGTTTATTTCTCAAATAAACATCCCCTTTAAACACAAGGAATGAAATCTAAATCTTCATAAAGATGAATCCAAAATGAAATCCCTCCAGTACATTGTGTAATCACACTGTGTTCTTGGTCACTACTGGCTTTAACTGTTTAACATAAAAATAGGACAGATTATTTAAAAATCATGCTAATGGATTTCTAGCTCCTCCTCTGACCAGCTCTAGACTGATCTGCAACGTTTTAAAATTTTACATCACCAAATTCGAAGCAAGTTTAAgtgtggaacagctgtgcatTAAACACAAATGACTGAACAATAAGATTATAAGATGTAATCAAGTTCATAACGAATGTAGGTGTTCTTTTCATCATTGTAGATTCTTGGATAATGTGCTATCAGGGCATCCTGTGAGCCAATATAGATTGAATTATAAATCTTCCAATACACATCTCTGACTTTCCTGGCAGGGTGAAACAAACCctaggaaaataaaacaaaatataaaataaacaagcCATGTACATTACAGACTTGGTATTTGGGCTATGcataatagtaaaaataaaacaaaaaacttaagCAATTATTTTAAATCGAGTttagttattaaaataaatgccAACTAAAAGTCTGAGCTGAGAAAACACAGTGAACTCTCTCCTGTTACTGCTATTCTTGTTTAACTTTCTAATGAAGATAAAACAATGATTTGTCATTACTTCATATACAAAGGAAATATTCAAATTTAGGAGTTCTGCACCCTTTAAGTCTCATCTGTTCTTCAGGGTGAATTCCACTGTATGAGTTTCTGGTTGTTTTGATTTGGCTCTTCACCTTTCTAAAAAGAGCAAAACAACCAGAAATTCACACAGTGGAATTCACCCTGAAGAACAGATGAAGTGCTAGCACTGAACGGGACATCGGCAGGAGACCcaagttctgttcctggctgtgctAACTTGCGGTGTCCCAGAGGaagtcacatcacctctctgtgcctcagtttcctcaagtGTGAAGTGGGGATAATGCTACTCAGTTTCTCCTTTGTACAGCACAGAGATGAACGCATGGAGGTGCTATACAAGAGTTAAGTTTTTATTATTATCCCCCTCACTGCAGAACAGGTAGAATTTTAAGGCTCTAGGGAAATACTAATCTATTGCTTAGTAGTTTAAGTGAGGAAAATACAAATTAAGAATATAAAACAGACTAGGCAGAGATGTCCCCTTtcgctttctttccttttccctacTCCCTTATTCCTACTAACTCCTCACCCTACCATCTtaaagagcaaaacaaaacaccagacATGCAACTAAAGAAGCAGAGTCAGTTCCTTGCTGTATTCAGTTCCCTATATGTTATATCCTCATCCCCTGCCTTTCATCTGTTTTGTCTTTTAGACTGCAAATCCCACAGGACAAGGAGTATCTATTGTCTGTGACAATATAGCAATGGGGCTTTTGGGTGCTACCATAACATAAATGTTCACTAATAAACAACATTCAAACCCAATGCTGAGAGAATATTTCCTATCTTACAGTATAGTTTTCCAGTGCTTTGAGCTATCTGGTTTTAATTGTCTTGAGGGATGAACAGACTACGCGCTAACACTAATCACTATCAGTTTGTTTCCTGAGATTTAACCTAAATTCAATTTAATTTCATTCACTATTTTCTCTTAcacacccccactgttcctctcaGCCCTTCGTATTTACCTTCAAGGATCTGCAGATGGTTATACCCTCACAAGTTGGTCAAACTAAACTCATTTTTCCCTTCATCAGCCTCATCTTTCATTCCCCACACGTTTTTCTGCAGCCCCATGATTACTTTCGTTTCACTTCTCTAAACTCCCTAAATATTGTTACCAGAAATATGTAAACAAATTGTGCAGAACTTAATACAATATTTCAAATACAGTTTGAATCACAAAGTAATATACTATTACTCTCCCACCTCTGTGGCGTATGGCAACATTATACTGCAAACACCAAAGCTGATGTCCATTATCATCCTTAACACGCTTTTGGGATTTCTGCTTTCCAGAAGTCTCCTCCTTGTTGAGTATCAAGGTTTGACAAATTACTTTCCCTGCCGCCCCCACGTAAGTAAGCATACCTGTAAACAATACTGCAGCATTCTACACGGTCCAATGGCAACTCTTAGGCCCTCCAGTGCTCCCATAACTGCCTGAATGACGTGAGGAGATGTCTCAAACACATTGGGCCACACATAATTTAACAAGTGATTCAGAGAATCCTCACAGCCAAATCCATATACTCCAAGAGACATATGCTGCACCACAGCACTGGCTGTTTGTCTGTGTACAAGGTCTCTGCAAAGACAACATAACCTGTTTATTTAACAAGTTCACTTGCAAACAAAACTTTCTGTTGGAAATCataataattagggccctaccaaattcatggccatgaaaaacgcgtcacggaccatgaaatctggtgcCACCCCCATGAcatttggtcttttgtgtgcgtttaccctatactatacagatttcatgggggagaccagtgtttcaaAAATTGGGGGTGTTGACCcaagggagtttggggtgtgtgtgtgtgtgtgagacaaatttattttaggggggttgcggtattgccatccttacttctatgctgccttagagctgggcagctggagagcggcggctgctggccgggagcccagctctgaagacagcactgccaccaccagcagtgcCGAAGTAAAAGTACTGCAAcccccttacaataaccttgtggaccccccccccccccccaactcctttttgggtcaggactccgaTAATTACAGCACCTTGacatttcagccatttaaatctgaaatcatgaaatttaccgtttttaaaatcctgtggtCGTGAACTTGACCAAaaaggactgtgaatttggtagggccctaataataATGCTTTTCTGACACAAAGAATGCTAAAAAGTTGATGATACTCTTCTATTCTTCCTTGCAAACAGCATGGGGCAGAGAAATTACACTTCAAATCAGCTAATAAAAAATCATCTAACAGTTTCATAGGAGAAATTACTATCATTTAACACTGCTCAGTAGTCTAGAAAAATAACTAATTAAAAGTTGTCCTAATATGGTAAATCCTGGGTCATTCTGTAATTATCTCATTTTGCAAACTTTTAGTCTTCAATGCTATTACTAAAAAAGGAATGCATAGTTGTTTGGAACACAGAGAAAGTTGGCTTGAATTACATCAAGCTAAAATATATATGTTATTCTATTAATGTTTTTGAGGAAGCAATCATCTCCATGTACATTTTTCTGCTACTGAGGAACCAGGTATGGGAGGGAAGCGTGTTTAATGTAACAAGAAGAACTTGAATGTGACAACAAGTATCCTAAAGTGATAAATTACTGACCTGTCCATTAAAGCGTCTTCAAGCAGTGGTGTAACAGCATAAATGTAATCTTTTCCCATCTCTCCAATGTattcaaacagaaaagaaagagatTTTAATACACCATTCTGGACATTCAGTTCTGGAACTCTGTATTCATTCATCAGAGCAGGCAGTACTGTGAAAGGTGAGCATGTTTCAGCTACAATAGCAATTGCTACTGTAGTACATACTCTGTTCTGTCTTTCCTGTACTTTCAGGTTATTTAGCAGTGTAGCCAGCACATCATGGGGTCTGGAAGAGACAAAATGCAGGAGTTTGTCAGTGAAAAGATGTAAATATGTACTAAGTTACTTTTAATGTCAGAAACCAGTCAGTCAATAATAGATTGTATCTCAGAGACAGACAGTTGATTTGGAACTAGCAGAAGGCAGCGAGTTGTGCAATAGCTGTGTGATCTTTTCATGACCCTCATCCATCCTTCACCACTTGGAACTCAGGTGTTTATCTTGCCTCAAATTAGCTAGTACACTCTTTGGAGTAAGAATTTTCTGTTACtagagccctgatcctgcaaacatttatgctcTTGCAGAAAATGACACACATGCTAAGTGTTAGCTGGATTAGGGTGTATATTCATACAGTGCTTGTATGATGTGGTCCCAATTTTAGGGCTTCTAGATACCTTGTATCTGTTTTTGAACAGATTGCTTATTTGGATGTCTGACCATTTGCTAAGAATATGTAGACTAATATACAGAATTAAGCTTCACGCTACACTCTGACAAGACTATAAATTGGTAATACAAATTAACAGCAAAAATTATTTCTTTGGTGAAGTTCTTTATTACAGAAAACACTAACGGAAGAGACTTGTGGAACCACAACCTCAAGAACAAGATTGTATGAAAGGACCCAGGAAGCACCTGAATGTACCATTTACTCCAATTTTTCaatcagaaaaataaacaaacctatAAAATTAGAACCATTCTAGTACAAGCACTGGAAAAAGATGGCTATAACTTAACTCTATCTTTCTACGAACATAAAAATGTACTTTGATCATGTCTGCCCTGCGAAgctagggcacatctacactagaaaccctacagtggcacagctttagcgctgtagtgtagacgcttaATACAGCGATGCAAGGGGATGGAGAGGTGGTAGCTCGGTTAATGGAAAAATTATACCATCAACCTAGCGGTGTCTACACTAAAGCTTAAATTGCCTAATTAATCACATAGGGCAGGAAATTTTacacagccctgagcgatgtaCTTAACGTTGTAATGTAGACCAACCCCATGTCTATTAAAACAGCATATGTTACTGAAGCGTAACGGATTGTAGTTTGCCTCCTACAAAGTGAATAAAATGAAGTACAAAAAAACCTATTGTACACAACAAtttggctgaaaattttaaaaacaaaagaaattcatTGTTCTTTTTTTTCAAGAAAACCCACAATCACCACTGTTCTAAGAAAGGGCCTACACATGCTGATCAGTATCAAGACAACATACTTACCCAATAGCTTTTGCAATATAACCAAAAGTATTTACTGTGGCTCGTCGGATAGCTTTCTTGTGAGCTTTTAACAACTCCAGCAGTTCAAAGCAGATCCTCATCCATTCCCTTGCAGAAACATATTCTGCTCCCCTGGATAAGAAAGGGAATGCAGGTATTTTAGTAAAGTCACacctttttaaagcaaaaaacagATTACAAGATGTACACCTATGCTACTAACACAGGAACACAGGCTCAccttctctctttttaaacaGTTAATGGATGGCTTAATGTGAATTTTTGTTATAAGAGTACACAACCACATAGGGAATTAAGCTTCATTCTATGGTCTGCATCAAGTATATGTAAACTGACAAACCAATTAAAGACTAACAGTAGCAAATAATATACTTTAAATAGTATATGAGACTGCAAATGTATACCTGATCAGTCATACTTTGTACCtacatatttcattttattaatcATGAAGACCTGTTAATATGAACAATCTTTGtaataaagcaggggtggccaacctatggctccggagccacatgcgctcttcagaagttaatacgcAGCTCCtcgtataggcactgactctggggctggagctacaggcgccaactttcccagtgtgccggggggtgctcactgctcaaccccaagttctgccacaggccctgcccccactccaccccttcctgcccctgagcctgccatgccctcactcctctcccccgccTCCCTACACGCCATGAACCAGCTGATCACGAGATGCGGGGAGGgactgattggcggggctgctgatgggcgggaggtgctgtgagcggtgtgtgtgtgtgtgtgtgtgtgtgtgtgtgtgatggggggctgctgacttattactgtggctctttggcaatgtaggttggtaaattctggctccttctcaggctcaggttggccacccctgtaataAAGCTTAAGGAACTCCAACAGCCCCAAAGATTTATAAAATCCAGATCCCAAACCTGATAACTAAATTATCAAACATTAAAAATGGGTAAATGTTGTGACCTGTTATGTAAGCAATTAACATGTCATGGCGTTTCAGAAGTATACCACAACAACTCACCTGTCAGCAATACGACCAACTAGGTCGATACAATTCTCCTGTACTTTCTCATGTCTGTTTTTCAAGATAGGTGTGAGTCTTGGCAGCAGGTCCTTGATTGGTGGCGTCATCTTGTGCATACCTGTTCAACAGAATGACACCTTATTAAGTCTCATtctcttaaccccccccccccccccacacttgctTCTGATACAAAAACCCCACATACCTATAACATTCACAATGGCTTTAAGTGCTCCAAGTATACTGCCTAATACTTCAGGGTATTCCTCACCCAGATACTCATACAGGACAACACCCAAGTGTCCCATCAGTTTTTCCTAGAACCAAGTAACAAGATGTAAAAGTTAACAAAAATTCTCTcacttttctttcatttaaaaatgactttctgtggaAAGGAGGAATGGGAGAAATGAATACCTCTTGACAAGTCTTCATAACAACTGCAGTACGCGAGATCAGGTCAGCAGCCTGCTGCCTAACTTTGGCTGATTTGTTGTTCAAACGCCATAAAACTGTACCACAGATCTGGGGCAAGTACGGTTTAACTCGTTTGCCAAGAGCATTAACCACTGTGCCAAAGCCATTCAACATCACAGAGtcctgaacaacaacaaaaacaaaaacaaaaagagttAGAAAAGCAAGATCAACTACATCACTAATTgcatgcagtattgttgtagccacattggtccaaggatattagagacacaaggtgggggagctagtatcttttattgggccaacttctgttggtgagacagacaaacTTTcaaagagcagctctgtgtaagctcaaaagcttgtctctctcaccaacagaagttgttccaataaaaggtataacctcacccacctcgtctctcttaTATCAACTGTCCATTTACTATTGAACTCCTTTCGTACCTACAACCTTTATAATATTTGCCACTTTAATATTCCAAAACTGCCTACAAATTTCAGTGCTCTTTGTTCCAATTAAAAAACCCATGTAATTCTTGTTTGGATTTCAAGCgtaaatactattttttccagaACAGTGTAAAcagattaaattaaatattttaactgcTAAGAGCATCTTCTAACAATACCTCTGTGGTCTGTTCCTGGAAGGCATACAGGATACCGTCAATAAGTTGTTCTTCTAGTTTATGGTCAATGTCTGCTGCACCCAGGTTCCCCATTATTTTCTCAATTGTTTCCATAACCATTTTTCTGTACTGCTCAGCCTCATCTTTCAGATCATCCACAATCCTGGAAATAATTTCTGCTGCTCCAACTTTGTTTGCCAGCTCCACTGTTGTATCAACCAGCTGAAACATGAAAATATAGCTTTGGGCAAaataatcagagagagagagagagagagtttacaaAGACTTCCTAAAACCTCTAAGATGACCTGGGAAATCCTTTGCCTGGTACAAGAAAAGAAAGGGCATCACGCTGGTATAATTTACTCTCAAGAACAGAATAAACCTCCTGAGGCAACAACCAAGTTGCAGAAAGCCATTTTCAAGGTTGTGGGTAAGCAGAAAAAATTCCAGAATCTCAGATTCTTGTCTATATCCTGAGAAAAATTATTGCAAATGGACTAATCCACTTGGTTGTTCTTTGCCTTCAAGTCAGGGAGTGGGAGAGTTTTCCTTGCATAGataattaaaaattacaaaacattttgtttttaaactaatgtGAGGTGGATGTATTACCCAGATAATtaaacactattttttttaaatgtgagttTGAGCACTTTTGTCATTCGCAGTGGTAGTGTGAATTTCCAGAGTTTGTTTCCTGTTAGGATGGACTGAAAATGATTTAAAACACACTGCCATGTTAGTATCTCTCAACTGGAAGGACCAATTCTAGAGTGCATGGAAAGTGAAGCATTTAAGTCTTCTCTGAGACTGTCAACTTGGGTGTTTATTTGAGCTAATAGTGGTAACACTTTTGTGATGGGGACACCTATCCACTAGAAACGGAAACCAACCAGTCATTTTACATAGCACAAATGAGCCATCAGATGGTACTTACTTTTGTACTACCAACTGAGACTGGTATTCAAACAGGTAAACTAgaagcaaaatgttttgtatACCATTTAAGAATGCTGATCCTTTTAACCATCTATCCACATCTCACAATGTGTCTCTGCCCAAAGTGAATGCCGTCTCAAGATACATTGAAAAAGTCAAAAATAAATTCACCACCACAAACATCTTTATATATACCATTTGATAAATTTAATTCAAAGCAGTTTAaaatcttttccaaactaaactaTACCTGTCTGTAATTTCTTCTGTCCAGTGCCATTCTGTGCTGCCAAAAGTGTTTGAAAAATGGCGGCAGAATCTCTGTTTTAATGTAGTTTGCTTCAACGCCATCTGTACCACAACACTGCTTTACCACCTAACAGGGAATAAAAGTGCAACAGTTTTAATgctgtagacttttttttttttttttaagaagaatgCTTATTAAACGACAGATTCTTTTATTGATCCAAATCACAAGTAATATCAAGTTTACTTTAAACATTACACTGACAGTGTTTAAGTGATTTTGACATACCTTTaacacaatttttttcatttcttcatcAGGAGACTGGAACTCTCTGATAAGGATTAGCATTACTTCTCTGGTATAGTAGTTGGCATACTCAGCATCCATAAGAGGGATAAGATACCCAATAGCTTTCAAAAAGGCAGCCAGACCCTATTATAATACATAATATATTTGTTATGGGTATTAAAATATATACAGCAGTTTACATTCAAAATAAAGAGATGCAAAGAAACAGATTGAAGAGACATACCTTTCCTCTGTGCTGACGTATACCCTTCCATAAGGGCTTTAGAACGGAGTCAAATGATTCAATACCATAAGGAGTAGCTGCCTCAGCCAAAGCAGCAATAGCCAAAGCACTGATAGTACGCACTTTCTGCTGCTCATCCACCAAACCTGGAAAACAAGTCATATTCAGTAAGTGCTTCTTACACCATTACACAGAGCTTGAATTACTGTGGAAAAATGGGGGAATGTGTGCCAGAGGacaggaaagagaaaataaaatccttcttttgttAAAGCGTAAAAGCATGCCCCCCACTTTTCCCTTCCATCTTGTGCTCAGCATTTCCTGGCACAAACCTTCAATATCTATTTTGGAATTAAAAAAGTCTTGTTTACACAGAGAACTGTTTGATCTAAATgtctaaaaatcaaaaacaatgaggagtttcAGCTTCAAATGTCTCCAGATTCAGGCCTCTTCAGGAAAAGTACTGAAGTGCTGCTTCCATGGCAGCTATTTAACAAAAAGGAATCATTGTAGAGAAGTCACGGGCAGGGGAAATCCAGATGAAAAACCTCATGTTAGTTTATAATACCTGGAAAAAAACAGAATTGAAACAAAACCACCCAACTACATCAGGCTGTGCTCTAACACTtcagaagttgattttttaaaacGTTTCAGAAAAAGTATGCGGATTATTTACAACCTATGAAGTGCCTCTATTgtggattttaaaacatttcactCCCTAGAATTCTAGATCTTCTCAACAATGAAGTCCCAAGAGCTCCATAATACAGCGGTTAAAATTGACCAGCAGATGTTTCACTAAAACAAGTAAGCAATTACAATACAAATCATCCCAAGTGCGGTAGTGTGAACTTGATACATGGGGATGTTATTGTATCAATAAAGAAAACTTCCTCAATTAGAATTGGCTTGCACGATGCTCATTGAAACACAAGCGTTCTCCGTAATTTAACCATTAATATAGAGAATACCTTAAATTATACAAGACTTGTTGAGAGATGGAGAACGCAGGACAATATGCAGTTATACAAAGTCAAACAGTATTGTTGTCATCTACTAGTCAAAACATGGTCCAAAGAGCAAGAACTATACTACATAAGAACTAAAGGATTAATAGTCCAAAAGAAATTAGAAGTACTAGTTATTTTCAAGTTATTGTCTTCTGTGCTTTATAGCTATAACAACTCACATATAAAGGTTTATTACAGTTATTTAAACCAGGCTATAGACCAAAATCTTTgaaaaaactataaaaaggaaAGACGAATACTCTGATGTAGTCTCTATTAGATTACAAAGTCTAGGACTGACATTCAAGAATTTGAGTCCTTAATTTAACCAACAGCCTTATGTACAAACTAGAgaaaacatttaacaaaaaacAGAACATACCATGTTCAATGATTTCAACCAAACTTCTGAGATGAGGCAAGATAGCACAGCCCATAAGAATAGCAATTTGCTGTACAATCTTGATGCCAGTGTGCCTAGCTTGCCAGGATTTTTTGCTCTTACATACAGCTTTCAAGAAGGGCAACAGAGAAGGAATGCCTAAAGCAGAGGCGACAACAGCAAAGGCTCGAGCTGTTGTATTTCGGACATATTCATCCATGTTATCAATATCAGGTCGCATGGTGGAGATCATTGTAGCCAAACCAGCAGcctgaaagacaaaaaaataaaacatatataCTTTGCTGGGTTTGTAAGTTTCTTATCACATAACCATTACATTTTCAATACTAAAAAGCAGAATACTCCAGGTCACATAGTTACAGTTACATTTTAGCTATAACACTATCACATTCAGTACAAAAAGGAAGGATGCTGCAGTGTTACTACCTTAGCCAAGTTTGATATAATTTCTCTGCCTTCCACTCTCGCATAGTAGTCTTCATCAATCAGTAGTGGTTCAATGACCACAAGAATCTGAAAAGGGTAACAAATGAACAAATTAACACTTCAAATTATATTAATGAATATCTCTCAACTCAAGTATTATTGTCCACTTCAGTAGTTCTGGCCCTAAGAAAAGGCTGGTTAACATGGTGATTCCATGGCTCCCACGCTCATTAAATTCAAAAGATCACCATCTCCCTTAATAATCCTTTACCCCCTCATTCAACATTGATTGATTTTCTAGACTACCTTTCTCCTCTAAGACAGGATGCCAATACCAGCGATATTGCACGGATCAGCTACCACAATCTTTTATTTCCAGCACATTCATGTACAATTAACTCTTCCAGACTGCCTTGCTTTTAAGTTTTATATTTTGATGTGTTATTCATACAACTTACAAAAGATGTTCTGCAAATGAAATCTGGTAAATGACTATATAAAAGCATTTTAGTATTACATTCTGTACTTATAAAAAGGACAGTATCTGTAACTGTGCACTCCTACCaataatgtaaattttttttttaaaaatgaagattcAAATGCCCAGATGCATAAACATCTGTAAAAATGAGCCACAGAAAAGTAACTATTATAAAGCACTCAGTAAAGAGTACAGACTGCATTCATAAAACAAAtattacatatttaaataaatttcagTGAAACAGACCTTGTGTACATATGGTCGGACCAAATCATCCAGTTTGTACAAGATTCTGTCAATAACTTTGACAAGCAAGTGACGTTCTTGATCTTCAAGTGTTGGTGACATCAGCAGAGGTAGAATCTGATTAAACAGCGGACCTGCTCCAAATTCACGAGCTTTATCAGTAATCTGGCGCAAAGCAGCCTAAAAAAGAAACCCCTCTGAATTAAACCACACAGAATGAAACCAAAACAACACAACATTTCTATGTAATGAGCAAAATCAAGCCATAATCAAGTGCATTTCTACTGATTTCAAATTATTTATGCATGCTGTTGCCAGAAATGCATTTGGAACAATGATCTTAAGATACAATAAAATATAACATCCTTCATATAAATGTGTCACAATATGCTTTATAGATGTAATTAttataaaatagaaatat encodes:
- the SF3B1 gene encoding splicing factor 3B subunit 1 isoform X3 gives rise to the protein MLPAPDKRIRVAAPREIRQQLAEKAKAGELKVVNGTSSQPPSKRKRRWDQTADQTPGTTPKKLSSWDQAETPGHTPSLRWDETPGRAKGSETPGATPGSKIWDPTPSHTPAGAATPGRDTPGHATPGHGGATSSARKNRWDETPKTERDTPGHGSGWAETPRTDRGGDSVGETPTPGASKRKSRWDETPASQMGGSTPVLTPGKTPIGTPAMNMATPTPGHIMSMTPEQLQAWRWEREIDERNRPLSDEELDAMFPEGYKVLPPPAGYVPIRTPARKLTATPTPLGGMTGFHMQTEDRTMKSVNDQPSGNLPFLKPDDIQYFDKLLVDVDESTLSPEEQKERKIMKLLLKIKNGTPPMRKAALRQITDKAREFGAGPLFNQILPLLMSPTLEDQERHLLVKVIDRILYKLDDLVRPYVHKILVVIEPLLIDEDYYARVEGREIISNLAKAAGLATMISTMRPDIDNMDEYVRNTTARAFAVVASALGIPSLLPFLKAVCKSKKSWQARHTGIKIVQQIAILMGCAILPHLRSLVEIIEHGLVDEQQKVRTISALAIAALAEAATPYGIESFDSVLKPLWKGIRQHRGKGLAAFLKAIGYLIPLMDAEYANYYTREVMLILIREFQSPDEEMKKIVLKVVKQCCGTDGVEANYIKTEILPPFFKHFWQHRMALDRRNYRQLVDTTVELANKVGAAEIISRIVDDLKDEAEQYRKMVMETIEKIMGNLGAADIDHKLEEQLIDGILYAFQEQTTEDSVMLNGFGTVVNALGKRVKPYLPQICGTVLWRLNNKSAKVRQQAADLISRTAVVMKTCQEEKLMGHLGVVLYEYLGEEYPEVLGSILGALKAIVNVIGMHKMTPPIKDLLPRLTPILKNRHEKVQENCIDLVGRIADRGAEYVSAREWMRICFELLELLKAHKKAIRRATVNTFGYIAKAIGPHDVLATLLNNLKVQERQNRVCTTVAIAIVAETCSPFTVLPALMNEYRVPELNVQNGVLKSLSFLFEYIGEMGKDYIYAVTPLLEDALMDRDLVHRQTASAVVQHMSLGVYGFGCEDSLNHLLNYVWPNVFETSPHVIQAVMGALEGLRVAIGPCRMLQYCLQGLFHPARKVRDVYWKIYNSIYIGSQDALIAHYPRIYNDEKNTYIRYELDYIL